The Brevibacillus brevis genome contains a region encoding:
- a CDS encoding ABC transporter permease — translation MRTLLLEFYKIRHKRLFPMLAILLSIELAWGFMAVSTSMTKNPDAATWSAILVTITAMNGLFLPIGSAVIVSRICDMEHKGRTWKLLMAASVSRKAVYAAKFVSAAVLMGSAVILQALAIVAFGIGYGLAEPVPIGLLLRYVAGTTLTNLVVIALQQWISLAIKNQAFSLCLGMIGGFIGMTASLFPPQIGRLFIWSYYVDFSPVTYQYVNETMLFTTREIGVHLPIIVVLMGIAFYLAGSIHISRQDV, via the coding sequence ATGAGGACACTCTTGCTAGAGTTTTATAAAATTCGACATAAGCGTCTGTTTCCCATGCTCGCCATTCTTTTGAGCATCGAACTGGCATGGGGGTTTATGGCTGTCAGTACTTCCATGACGAAAAATCCAGATGCCGCGACGTGGAGCGCCATACTGGTCACGATTACAGCCATGAACGGATTGTTTTTGCCGATCGGTTCAGCTGTCATTGTTTCACGGATATGTGATATGGAACACAAAGGGCGTACATGGAAGCTGTTGATGGCTGCTTCTGTCAGCCGAAAAGCGGTTTATGCGGCAAAATTCGTCTCTGCGGCTGTTTTGATGGGGAGTGCAGTCATTCTGCAGGCATTGGCGATCGTGGCATTTGGCATTGGCTATGGATTAGCAGAGCCCGTCCCGATTGGCCTATTACTCCGCTATGTAGCTGGGACCACGCTTACGAATCTCGTGGTGATTGCTCTGCAGCAATGGATCTCTCTCGCCATCAAAAATCAGGCATTTAGTCTATGTCTCGGGATGATCGGGGGCTTCATTGGCATGACAGCGAGCTTGTTTCCGCCACAAATCGGACGCCTTTTCATATGGTCGTACTATGTGGACTTTTCGCCCGTTACGTATCAATACGTGAACGAAACCATGCTGTTTACTACACGCGAAATCGGTGTTCATTTGCCGATCATCGTCGTACTCATGGGCATCGCATTCTACCTTGCTGGGAGCATTCACATATCCCGGCAAGACGTGTAG
- a CDS encoding ABC transporter permease: MLIKCLGAEWVKLRRSRIWLVLLVLPVFSTLIGFANYWMNQAILQNGWYSLWTQVSLFYGEFFLPILIAICCSFVCRLEHVNRNWNVILTAPVATPTIFFAKLVVVGVLLFAVQLFFLVLYICAGFIAGLHAHFSFPMEVFGWIMRGWLASLAIIAFQLWLSTRIQSFAVPVGISVCTVFIGLGLYVSGLGMFFPLSLLTIGMGVLSQESLSLGELGTFVVMCVLFVTSGCALGIRRLTRAGL; encoded by the coding sequence ATGCTAATCAAATGTTTGGGAGCAGAATGGGTAAAACTTCGACGTTCGCGTATATGGCTCGTTTTGCTTGTGCTTCCTGTTTTCAGTACGCTGATCGGCTTCGCCAACTACTGGATGAACCAAGCGATCCTGCAAAATGGCTGGTATAGCCTGTGGACGCAGGTGAGCTTGTTCTACGGAGAATTTTTTTTGCCCATTCTCATCGCGATCTGTTGTTCGTTCGTGTGCAGACTGGAGCATGTAAACCGAAACTGGAATGTGATACTGACAGCACCGGTAGCAACCCCAACGATTTTTTTCGCGAAGCTGGTGGTGGTTGGTGTTCTCCTTTTTGCTGTGCAGCTTTTCTTCCTCGTGTTGTATATTTGCGCGGGTTTCATCGCTGGACTACACGCACATTTTTCGTTTCCAATGGAAGTGTTCGGATGGATCATGCGAGGCTGGCTGGCCTCGCTCGCCATCATCGCCTTCCAACTATGGCTTTCCACGCGGATACAGAGCTTTGCTGTACCTGTCGGCATTAGTGTTTGCACTGTTTTTATAGGGTTGGGCTTGTATGTGTCTGGGCTCGGGATGTTTTTTCCTCTGTCACTTTTGACGATTGGCATGGGCGTGCTTAGTCAAGAGAGTTTGTCGCTAGGAGAGCTGGGGACGTTTGTCGTCATGTGTGTACTATTCGTGACGAGCGGCTGTGCACTGGGGATTCGCCGTCTTACGAGAGCAGGTCTTTAA
- a CDS encoding sensor histidine kinase: MDGAVRILRRYTGASILIAVFLLIVNYIILGTFVFKGMNEGSPPVHVTQTIAEGLHKNGSHYKLEPNAQDWLQKSQAWAMLIADDGKVIWDYAIPDQLPRAYSLAEVAQFSRNYLQDYPVFVWEHEMGLVVVGYPKDSLAKYQIHLPISWISDLPYRLLALLFGNILLAALLSLFIGTRLIRAIRPLISGIHALSEDQHTHVEAKGMFSGIARSINHASTLLQEKNAMLKARDEARSNWIAGISHDIRTPLSMVLGYASELEESDAVPYEQQQKASIIRKQGEKLRSLVSDLNLVSMLEYEMQPIHTKLIRLSTLARQIVTDFLNNDLAEAFTIELDVTTEQCFVMGDEKLLVRAITNLVQNSIVHNPSGCHIHVQTTLSANQRNALLIITDNGKGIEQNMLPDLVELPYSSKRKSPSHNGHGLGLPMVARIAAAHHGRLLLTSDTGKGMTAELCFPLSS, encoded by the coding sequence ATGGATGGAGCTGTACGAATTTTACGTCGTTATACAGGTGCTTCTATCCTGATCGCCGTCTTTTTGCTCATCGTCAATTACATCATTCTCGGTACATTTGTTTTCAAAGGCATGAACGAAGGCTCTCCTCCCGTTCACGTCACACAAACTATCGCAGAAGGTCTCCACAAGAACGGTTCCCACTATAAGTTGGAACCAAATGCACAAGATTGGTTGCAAAAGAGCCAGGCTTGGGCCATGCTGATTGCGGACGATGGAAAGGTCATCTGGGACTACGCCATACCGGACCAATTGCCTCGCGCCTATTCCTTGGCAGAAGTGGCGCAGTTCTCGCGAAATTACTTACAGGACTATCCTGTTTTTGTCTGGGAGCATGAGATGGGGCTGGTCGTCGTGGGCTACCCGAAGGACAGTCTCGCCAAGTACCAGATTCATTTACCAATCAGTTGGATAAGCGATTTGCCGTATCGATTACTGGCTTTGCTATTCGGAAATATACTGCTCGCCGCTCTTCTCTCGCTATTCATCGGCACTCGACTCATTCGGGCCATCCGCCCTCTGATTAGCGGAATTCACGCTCTATCAGAAGATCAGCATACCCATGTCGAGGCAAAGGGAATGTTCAGCGGGATTGCCCGAAGCATCAATCATGCATCGACGCTTCTGCAAGAGAAGAACGCTATGCTAAAAGCCAGAGACGAAGCACGTTCGAATTGGATCGCGGGAATCTCCCATGATATACGCACGCCATTATCGATGGTGCTCGGGTATGCCAGTGAATTGGAAGAGAGCGACGCGGTGCCTTACGAACAGCAGCAAAAAGCAAGCATCATTCGAAAGCAAGGGGAAAAGCTCCGGTCTTTGGTCAGCGACTTGAATCTCGTTTCCATGCTGGAATACGAAATGCAGCCCATTCATACCAAACTGATTCGGCTATCGACACTTGCGCGGCAAATTGTTACTGACTTTTTGAACAATGATTTGGCAGAGGCCTTTACCATTGAGCTGGATGTCACGACTGAGCAATGCTTCGTGATGGGTGATGAAAAACTTCTTGTCCGCGCTATCACGAATCTCGTCCAGAACAGCATCGTGCATAACCCATCAGGCTGTCACATCCACGTGCAAACGACCCTATCAGCCAACCAGCGCAATGCTCTCCTAATTATCACTGACAACGGAAAAGGCATTGAGCAAAACATGCTGCCTGACTTGGTGGAATTGCCTTATTCGTCAAAAAGAAAATCTCCCTCACACAATGGTCATGGTCTCGGTTTGCCCATGGTTGCACGTATTGCAGCCGCTCATCATGGACGCCTGCTGTTAACAAGTGATACAGGAAAAGGGATGACAGCAGAACTTTGTTTCCCCCTCTCCTCCTAA
- a CDS encoding ABC transporter ATP-binding protein, whose amino-acid sequence MNTVIRTENLSKRYGGAYSVQRVNLAVGEGEVYGFLGPNGAGKSTTLKMLLGLVKPTEGSVSVFGKDFSRNRIEILSQTGSLIEAPSYYGHLTGLENMRVMQRLRGVPDKHVEKALQIVRLEKQQNKKVDQYSLGMKQRLGIAMALLHFPKLVILDEPTNGLDPAGIGEIRELIQSLPQQYGMTVLLSSHLLSEIEQVATSIGIIHGGKLLFQGSMEQLQRNSQPHVWIKTQDNEKARRVLQDREHSPSLQDGFLVMEGMGDREVAQTNRALIMAGIDVYRIEVHKQSLESIFLSLTGKEGSL is encoded by the coding sequence ATGAATACGGTAATTCGAACGGAAAACCTTTCAAAACGTTATGGAGGTGCCTATTCCGTCCAGCGGGTGAATCTTGCGGTAGGAGAAGGGGAGGTGTATGGCTTCCTCGGTCCAAATGGTGCAGGAAAATCGACGACACTTAAAATGCTGCTAGGATTAGTCAAGCCGACAGAAGGGAGTGTCTCTGTATTCGGGAAGGATTTTAGCAGGAACCGAATTGAAATTTTGAGTCAGACGGGTTCCTTGATTGAGGCTCCTTCCTATTACGGTCATCTTACTGGCCTGGAAAATATGCGCGTCATGCAGCGGCTGCGAGGTGTTCCGGACAAACATGTAGAGAAAGCCTTGCAAATCGTCCGTTTGGAAAAGCAACAGAACAAAAAGGTAGATCAGTATTCGCTCGGGATGAAGCAGCGACTGGGAATTGCCATGGCTTTGCTGCATTTTCCAAAGCTCGTCATCCTCGATGAACCGACAAACGGTCTGGACCCTGCGGGAATCGGTGAAATTCGGGAATTGATCCAATCGTTGCCACAACAGTATGGAATGACCGTGCTACTCTCTAGCCATCTGCTCTCGGAAATCGAGCAAGTGGCCACGTCTATCGGCATTATCCACGGGGGGAAGCTTTTGTTTCAAGGGAGCATGGAGCAGCTGCAACGGAACAGTCAGCCTCATGTTTGGATAAAAACGCAGGACAATGAAAAAGCGAGAAGGGTTCTTCAAGATAGGGAGCATTCTCCAAGTCTCCAAGATGGCTTCCTTGTCATGGAAGGCATGGGGGATAGAGAGGTAGCGCAGACAAATCGGGCGCTGATTATGGCGGGCATTGATGTTTATCGCATTGAAGTGCACAAACAAAGCTTGGAGAGCATTTTCCTCTCCCTTACAGGCAAGGAGGGGAGCTTGTAA
- a CDS encoding response regulator transcription factor, producing MEEWKQKKVLIVEDELDIRNMIDGFLRKEGFSRIFHAGSCKEALVICASDKPDVVILDVMLPDGDGFGLLTSIRRFSQIPVIFLSARGEDEDRLLGLGLGADDYIVKPFLPRELVLRLLVILRRVYAPPQIERLPVFQLGDSTIDLEAAIVTRDHHEYALTAKEHALLRKLYENRGRIVTSDALCQSVWGDDYYGYENTLMVHMRRIREKIEPCPSTPEYLLTVRGLGYKLLVKEEL from the coding sequence ATGGAAGAGTGGAAACAGAAAAAAGTGCTCATCGTGGAAGATGAGCTTGATATCAGAAATATGATCGATGGATTTTTGCGTAAGGAAGGATTCTCTCGTATTTTTCATGCGGGTAGCTGTAAAGAAGCGTTAGTGATATGCGCTTCGGACAAGCCAGATGTCGTAATCCTGGATGTCATGCTGCCTGATGGAGATGGATTTGGACTTTTGACTTCGATCCGTCGTTTCTCGCAAATCCCTGTCATTTTTCTGTCAGCCCGAGGAGAAGATGAAGATCGATTGCTCGGACTTGGCCTAGGTGCTGACGACTATATTGTGAAGCCATTTTTACCGCGCGAGCTCGTTCTCCGTCTCCTGGTCATTTTACGACGTGTATACGCCCCTCCCCAAATCGAACGGCTGCCTGTTTTCCAGCTTGGTGACAGTACAATCGATTTGGAGGCGGCAATCGTGACGAGAGATCACCACGAATATGCTTTGACCGCCAAGGAACACGCACTCTTGCGAAAACTCTATGAAAACCGGGGACGAATCGTCACAAGTGATGCCCTGTGCCAATCCGTATGGGGTGACGATTACTACGGGTATGAAAACACGCTGATGGTTCATATGCGGCGCATTCGCGAAAAGATTGAGCCATGTCCGTCCACTCCTGAATATTTGCTGACGGTAAGAGGACTTGGGTACAAATTACTCGTAAAGGAAGAGTTGTAG